The Thermus islandicus DSM 21543 DNA segment CCGTTGCCGCCCGCGCCCGCTCCAAGGTCATGTTCCCGCTCGCCTCGAGGGGCACCCGCCCTCCCGCGCGGCGCACCGCCTCCCTTACCCCGCCCGCGGCCCGGATGTGGTTCTCCTTGAGGCGGGTGTCCAGCACCTGGGTCCCCGTCCCCTCGAGGGCCTCCACGTAGGCCCGGGTCAGGGTGGTGATCCCGGAAAGCCTCTGGAGGAGGTTAAGGGCGAGCCTCGCGGGGGTCGGCGAGGGCGAAGACCCGCTCCGCCACCCAAAGCCCTGCGAGGACGCCCCTTTCCTTGGCGAGGATCACGGCCTCGCCCCAAAGGTCCTCCGGGACCACGAGAAGGCTCGTGAGGTCCCCGTGTCCCAGGTCCTCCAGGAGCCAGGCCTTTAGGGCCTCCTCCAAGCCGCCTTTCCCGAGCGCCTCCACGCCCCCATTGTAAGGAGAGGGCCTTTCCCCTTCGGCTCCCCGCCCTAGCCTGGAGGGGATGGGAAACCGCCTCAAGGGCGCCCGAAGCCCCTACCTCCTCGCCCACGCCGAGGACCCCGTGGACTGGTACCCCTTTGGCGAGGAGGCCTTCCGGAAGGCGAGGGCCGAGGACAAGCCTGTCTTCCTCTCCGTGGGCTACGCTGCCTGCCACTGGTGCCACGTGATGCACCGGGAAAGCTTCCAGGACCCCGAGGTGGCGGCCCTGCTCAACGCCCACTTCGTGCCCGTGAAGGTGGACCGGGAGGAGCGGCCCGACGTGGACGCCGCCTACATGCGGGCCCTTGTGAGCCTCACGGGCCAGGGGGGCTGGCCCATGAGCCTCTTCCTCACCCCCGAGGGCAAGCCCTTCTTCGGGGGCACCTACTTTCCCAAAGAGGACCGGGGGAGCCTCCCCGGGTTCAAACGGGTCCTCCTGGCCGTGGCTCGGGCCTGGCAGGAGGGGCGGCGGGAAGTCCTGGAGGAGGCGGAGCGGCTGGCCAAGGCGCTTTGGCGCAGCCTGACCCCGCCTCCGGGGCCCCTGGCGGCGGACCTGGAGGAAAGGGCGCTGGGAACGCTTTCGCAGGCCTTTGACCCCGAGTGGGGCGGGTTCCTCCCCGCCCCCAAGTTCCCCCAGGGGCCCCTCCTTCTTTACCTCCTCTCCCGGGCCTGGGAGGGAGAGCCTACGGCACGAAGGCTCCTCCCTCCCACCCTCCGGGCCATGGCCCTTGGGGGGCTTTACGACCAGGTGGGGGGTGGGTTTCACCGGTACAGCGTGGACCGCTTCTGGCGGCTACCCCACTTTGAGAAGATGCTCTACGACAACGCCCTCCTGGCCCGGGTTTACCTCGAGGCCTACGCGCTTTGGGGGGAACCCCTCTACCTCCGGGTGGCCCAGGAGACCCTGGACTGGCTCCTTTCCATGCAGGACCGGGAGGGGGGGTTTTACACCGCTGTGGATGCGGAGAGCGAGGGGGAGGAGGGGCGGTACTACACCTGGACCGAGGCCGAGCTGAAGGAGGCCTTAGGGGAAGATTTTCCCCTGGCCCGCCGCTACTTTGCCCTAGGGGAGGACCTGGGGGAGCGCTCGGTCCTCACCGCCTGGGGGGAGGGGGAGGTGAGGGAGGCTTTGGGGGAGGGCTTGGCCGCCTGGCGGGCTGGGGTCAGGGCGAGGCTTCTCGCCGCGCGCGGGCGGCGGACCCCGCCTGCCTTGGACGACAAGGTCCTCGCCGACTGGTCCGCCCTGGCGGTGCGGGCTCTGGCCGAGGGGGGGAGGCTTTTGGGGGAGAGGCGCTACCTGGAGGCTGCCCGCAAGGGGGCCCGCTTCCTCCTCGCGAGGATGCGCCGGGGAGGCCTCCTGCGCCACGCCTGGCGCAGGGGGGACCTGGGCGAGGAGGCCTTCCTCTCGGACCAGAGCTTTGCCGCCCTGGCCCTGCTGGAGCTGTACACCGCCACGGGGGAGGGGCCCTACCTGGAGCAGGCCCGCCTTCTGGCGGAGGAGGCCCTTTTGGCCTTCGGCCCTTCCGAAGCTGAGAGTGGCCTGCCCCTTCCCGCCCAGGAGATGGACGAGACAGCCCTGCCGGCGGGGGCAAGCGCCCTGGCCGAGGCGTTTTGGCGCCTCGAGGCCCTCCTTGGCGAGGGCCAAGGCTACCGGGAGCGGGCGGAGAGGATCCTGGAAAGCCGGGCCCTTCTCCTTGGCCGCTATCCCCACGCCTTCCCCGGGTTCCTTTTGGCCAAGCGGCTCCTGGAGGCGGGCTCCGAGCTGGCCGTTCCCCTTCCCTCCCCCCTGGCGGAGGCCTCGAGGCGGCTCTACCTCCCCCTTACCCAGCTGGTTCTGGCCCCGGCGGGAGCCCTCCCCACCTTGGAGGGCAAAGAGCCGGGAAAGGCCTATCCCTGCCGCCGCGGGGTTTGCCGGAGGCCGGTAGTGGAGGTGGAGGCGCTTTTGGGGGAGGTTCAGGCTCTGTATGGGGGGGATAATGTGTAAAGTTTCACGATTATTACGGCTCGTGAGCAAAATCTCCATAAAACACATTGACACCCTCCCCCAACCGGGGTAAAGTGACCCTACCGACCGGTCGGTGTTCCGAGGCCTGACCCGCCGAGGCCAAGCCGCTGAGGGGAGGAAAAGATGCTTCCCAGCACCATGATGGAGGAGGAGCTCAACCTTTGGGACCTTCTGGAGCGGGCCGCAGCCCTTTTTGGCAGGAAAGAGGTGGTTTCCCGCCTCCACACCGGAGAGCTCCACCGCACCACCTACGCCGAGGTGTACCGCCGGGCCAGGAGGCTCATGGGCGGCCTAAAGTCCCTCGGGGTGGGCGTGGGGGACCGGGTGGCCACCCTCGGCTTCAACCACTTCCGCCACCTGGAGGCCTACTTCGCCGTCCCCGGCATGGGGGCCGTGCTGCACACCGCCAACCCCCGCCTCTCCCCCAAGGAGATCGCCTACATCCTGAACCACGCCGAGGACAAGGTCCTCCTCCTGGATCCCCAGCTCCTGCCCTTGGTAGAGGCCCTACGGGGCGAGCTCAAGACCGTGGCCCACTTCGTGGTCATGGACGCGAAGGCCCCCGAGGGCTACCTGGCCTACGAGGAGCTCCTGGGGGAAGAGGCGGACCCCGTGCGGGTGCCGGAAAGGGCCGCCTGCGGGATGGCCTACACCACCGGCACCACCGGCCTCCCCAAGGGGGTGGTGTACAGCCACCGCGCCCTGGTCCTCCACAGCCTCTCGGCCGGCCTACCCGACGGGACGGGGCTCTCGGAAAAGGACGTGGTCCTGCCCGTGGTCCCCATGTTCCACGTCAACGCCTGGTGCCTCCCCTACGGGGCCACCCTGGTGGGGGCCAAGCAGGTCCTGCCGGGGCCGAGGCTTGACCCCGCCTCCCTGGTGGAGCTCTTTGACGGGGAAGGGGTGACCTTTACCGCCGGCGTGCCTACGGTGTGGCTCGCCCTGGCCGACTACCTGGAGAGCACCGGCCACCGGCTGAAGACCCTAAAGCGCCTCACCGTAGGGGGCTCGGCGGCCCCACGGAGCCTGGTGGAGCGCTTTGAGCGCATGGGCATAGAGGTGCGCCAGGGCTACGGCCTCACCGAGACCTCCCCGGTGGTGGTGATGAACTTCATCAAGGGCTACCTGGAGGAGAGGCTTTCCCCGGAGGAGCGAATCACCTTCAAGGCCAAGACCGGCCTCCCCATCCCCCTGGTGCGCCTCCGGGTGGCCGACGAAGCGGGTAGGCCCGTGCCTCAGGACGGGAAAACCCTGGGGGAGGTCCAGCTCAAGGGACCCTGGATCACCGGGAGCTACTACCAAAACGAGGAGGCCACGCGCAGCGCCCTCACCCCGGACGGCTTCTTCCGCACCGGGGACATCGCCGTTTGGGACGAGGAGGGCTACCTGGAGATCAAGGACCGGCTCAAGGACCTCATCAAGTCGGGGGGGGAGTGGATCTCCAGCGTGGACCTGGAAAACGCCCTCATGGGCCACCCCAAGGTGAAGGAGGCGGCGGTGGTGGCCATCCCGCACCCCAAGTGGCAGGAGCGCCCCCTGGCGGTGGTGGTGCCCCGGGGGGAGAGGCCCAGCCCGGAGGAGCTGAACGAGCACCTCCTCCGGGCGGGCTTCGCCAAGTGGCAGCTTCCCGACGCCTACGTCTACGTGGAAGAGATCCCAAAGACTAGCGCAGGCAAGTTCCTGAAGCGTGCTATAAGGGAGCAGTACAGGGACATGTTCCAAGGGAGCGCATAGTGTTCCTGGAGAAGTTCCGCTTAGATGGCAAGGCGGCCCTGGTCACCGGGGGCTCCCGGGGGCTTGGCCTCGAGGCCGCCCTCGCTCTGAAGGAGGCCGGGGCCAGGGTGGCGGTGGTGGCGCGGCGGGCGAGCTTCTTTGCCGAGGCCCAAAAGGCCCTAGGGGAGGACGCCCTCTACCTGGAGGGGGACGTGCGGGACGAGGCCCGCCTGGAGGCCATCGCGGAGGAGGTGGAGGAGAAGCTTGGACCCCTGACCATCCTGGTGAACGCCGCCGGGATCAGCTGGGGGGCCCCTTCCCTGGAGATGCCGGCGGAGAAGGTGCGGGAGGTCTTGGAGGTGAACCTGGTGGGGGCCTTTCTGGCCAGCCGGGTGGCCGCACGGCGCATGAAGGAACAGGGCTACGGCAAGATCCTTCACATCGCCTCCGTGGCCGGGCTCAAGGGGGAGCCCCCCGAGGTTTTGGACGCCGTGGGCTACACCGCCTCCAAGGGAGGCCTCATCGCCCTCACCCGGGACCTGGCGGTGAAGTGGGGGAGGTGGGGCATCCGGGTGAACGCCCTCGCCCCGGGGTTTTTCCCCACCCGGATGACGGAGAGGGTCCTGCCCCGGGCCGAGCCCTTCCTCAGGGCCACCCTGCCCCTGGGCCGCCCGGGGGCCCCGGGGGAGCTGGGCGGGGCGGTCCTGTTCCTGGCCAGCCCCGCCTCCGACTACGTGACCGGGGCCGTCCTGCCCGTGGACGGCGGGGCCACCGCCCTCTAACCCGCCGGAGGGATCAGCGCCTCTGGGTCCAAAGGACCCCGAGGGCGAGGAGGAGGCTCGCGGCGGTGGCCTCCAGAGGAGAGCGGCGCCGCACGGCCAAGGCCACCCCCACGCTGTAGGCGCCCCAAAGCAGGGCGGCCAGGACCAGGAGAAGGTCCCCGAGGAGCCGGGAACCCTCCCCTCCCCCACCCGCTTGGCCCAAGGCCAGGAGGCCCACCCCCGTTCCCGAAAGGACAAGGCCCCCAAGGAGGCTTGGGCCCAAGGGCTTCCGGAAGTAGAGGCTGTAGGCGAAGGCGGTGGAAAGGGGGTACAGGGCGGCCACGGCGCTGGCGTCCGAGGCGGGAGCCAGGCGCACCCCCGTGAAGAAGACGAGGTTGAAGAGGGCCAGGAAGAGGGTTTCCCCCAGGGGGGCGAGCCTAGGCAGCCGCCCGAGGACCAGGAGGAAGAGGGGCATCGCCAGGGCAAAGCGCAGGAAGGACCCCCCCTAGACCGGGACGATGCGGGCAAGGACCTCCTCCAGGGGGGCGGTGAAGACGCCGAGGGCGTAATCCCCCACCCCGCCCACGAAGACGAGCTCCTCCCCGTAGAGGAAGAGGCCGTTGCCGTAAAGGGTCAGGGGGCGGTCCCCGTAGGACTCCACCAGGCCCTGGGGGGCCAGGAGGTAGTGGGAAAGGCCCACCATCTCCCCGTCCCCCTTAAGGCGGGCAAACCCGTGCCGGTAGGAGAGGTCCCCCCGGAAGATGCCGTGGAAGGCCACCAGGTAGGTGCCGTCCTCGAGGCGGAGGGCGTTGGTGGACCAGCCCACCTTGTACTCAAAGGGCTCCGGGGGAAGGACGGGCCTGAGGTCGGTCACCCTCAGGGTGTCCAAGGCGAGGCGCCCTCGCCAGCAGAGGTCCGGGACGCCGGAAAAGCTCGGCCTTAGGAGGAGGTTCCCCCCCTCCAGCAGGGTGGCGTTTTTCGTGGGGAGGTAGAGCCCCTCCCCCTCCTGGCCCACCTTGAGGAGCCCCTTCCGCCTCACGGAAAGGTCCTCCCCCAGCTCGGCCAGGGCGAGGGCGGCGGTGAAGACGTCCTTGTGGTCGGTGTTCCGGGCGTCCCCCAGCTTGCCCACCGCAGTGTAGAAGAGGAGGAACCCCGCGTCCGCCGCGTGGGCTCGGGCGTCCTCGCACCCCCGGACGGCCTCGTAGAGCTCCGTGGGGTAGAGGACGATCCGCACAGGCAAGGGCCTGGGGACCCGGCCCCGAAGGAGGTCCTCCACGGGCACCGCCGCGTGCCCGATGGCCGAGGCGTAGCTGTAGTAGTCAAAGATGAGGCGGGGAAAGAGGTGGACGACCCCGTCCTTCAGGACCGCCCCGGGGTTGAAGGCGGCCAAGGGGCGTTGCCTGGGGTAGTTCTCCACCCGGACCTCCTCCGGGGAGATGTAGAGGCGGCGGCGGAAAAGGTCCTCCGTGTGCGGGCTCCTGAGCCCCTGGGCGCGCGCCAGGAAGCGGCGGGCCTCCTCCTTTAAGGTCTCCTCCAGCTCGGCGATGGTCATGCCCAACCTCCCCCTCGGTTTTACCAGAAGCCCACCCTTGGGGAAAGGGTGGGGCTTGACAGGGCCGGGGGGAGTGGGCTAGGCTTTGCGTAAACGGTTACGATGGGCAAAAAAGAGCCTTTCACCATACGAGAAATCGCGCGCTTAGCAAACGTTTCCGTAGGTACGGTTAGCCGGGCCCTGAACGGCCGACCCGGCGTCAGCCCTAAGACTCGGGCGCGCATCCTGGAGCTGGTGCGCACCCTCGGGTTCACCCCCTCGGCCGCAGCCCGGGAGCTCGTGGGGCGCTCCGCCAGCGTGGGCCTCCTCCTGGCCCCGGGGGTGCGCCGGTACACCCCCTACTTTCTCCTCCTCCTCGAGGCCCTCTCGGAGGCCCTGGCCCAGGATGGCCTCCGGGTGAAGGAGGTGGCCACGGACCCGTATGGGCTTCCCCTGGAGGAGGCCATGGGCTACATCCTCCTGGGCGCCCACGACCACGACCCCCGCCTGGAGGAGCTTAGGCGCTCCGGGCGGCCCTTCGTCCTCCTGGGCGCCTACCCCGGCGTCTTCGCCGTGGCCCCGGACGACGTGGACGGGGGGTACCAGGCCACCCGCCACCTCCTCCAGCTCGGGCACGAGGCGGTGGCCCACCTCACGGGCCACCTCCACCACCAGGCGGGGCGGGAGCGCCTCCTCGGGTACCGCAAGGCCCTGGAGGAAAGGGGCCTCCCCTTTCGTCCCGAGCTCGTCCTGGACGGAGCCTTTGACCCTCTCGCCGCCTACCGGGCGGTGCGCCGGGCCTGGGAGGGGGGCCTGCGGTTCACCGCCCTCTTTGCCGCCTCGGACGAGATGGCCCTGGGGGCCAAGGCGGCCCTCGAGGACCTGGGCCTAAGGGTTCCCTGGGACGTGAGCCTGGTGGGCTACGACGACCTGCCGGAGATCGGGGAAGGCCTCACCACCGTGCACCAGGATATCCCCACCATCGCCCAAGAGGCGGTGGCCTTGCTCAAGGAGGCCCTTTCGGGCGGAGCGCCCGTAGGCAAGCGGGTGCCCGTGCGCCTGGTGGTGCGGGGCACCTCCATGCCAAGGGAGGTGGGAGCCAGGGAAACACGGTAGGTCCGCGGCACTTAGGCTAAGGTGGAGCGAAGCGAAAGGAGGTCGTATGCGTAAGGTAGTCTGGATTCTTCTCGCCCTTTCGGGCCTAGGGGCCCTGGCCCAGACCCAGGTGCGCATCTCGGGCTGGGGTGGAACCGACATCGCCATCGTCAACGGCCTATTGAAGGAAGTGGTTCAGCCTAAGCTGGACAAGGAAGGCATCCGGGTGGTTTACGAGCCCATTGAGGGCGACTACACCCAGTGGCTCTTCAACGCCCTCTCCGCGGGCACGGCTCCGGACCTCTTCTACGTGGACATCTTCTGGTCGGAAAGCCTCTTCGCCACGGGAAAGGTGGAGCCCCTGGACCGCTACTTCTCCAAGCAGGAGGTGGCCGCGTTCCTGCCCAACCTGGTCCAGGGCTTCACCTATGGGGGCAAGCTCTACGGCATCCCCAAGGACTTCAACACCCTGGCCCTGGAGTACAACAAGGACCTCTTTGACGAGGCGGGGGTGAAGTACCCCAACCAGCAGGACACCTGGGAGACCCTTGAGGCCAAGCTCCGCCAGGTGCAGTCCAAGCTGAAGGACGTGGCCGGGCTTTGCGTGGTGGCCGATTTTGCCCGGTTTGGACCCTTCGCCTTCGCCACCGGCTGGAAGCCCTTTGACGAGAAGGGGCAGACGGTGCTGGACCAGAACTTCCGCCGGGCCTTTGAGTGGTACACGGGCCTGGTCAAGCGGGGCGCGGCCCGCTTCGCCCAGGACCTGGGGGAGGGCTGGACGGGGGGATGCTTCGGCGGGGAGAAGGCGGCGGTAGCCCTGGAGGGGGCCTGGATCGCGGGCTTCCTGCGGGACAAGGCGCCCAACCTCAAGTACGGCACCACCTTCCTCCCCCTGGACCCCGTGACCCGGAAGCGGGGCAACTTCGTCTTCACGGTCTCCTGGAGCATGAACGCCGCCAGCAAGAACAAGGAGGCGGCGGCCAAGGTCCTGAAGGCCCTCACCTCGCCTGAGGCCCAGCAATGGGTTCTGGAGCGGGGCCTGGCCATCCCGAGCCGCAAGGCCCTCGCCAACAACCCCTACTTCCAGCGCCCTGGCAAGGAGCCGGAGCTGAACCGCATCGTCTTCCAGGGCTCCTCCGCCCAGGGAGGGGTGGTCTACCCCTTCAAGTTTAGGGGGTATGGCGGCGACTGGATGCGGCCCATCAACGACGCCCTGCTGGCGGTGATCACCGGGCAGAAGGGCGTGGACCAGGCGCTGAAAGACGCCCAGGCCGCCCTGGACCGGCTCACGGGCAGGAAGTAGGAGAAAAGGGGGGGCGGCCCAAGGCCGCCTCCCCTTTTGGGAGCGCCCATGCGCCTAAAAGCCCGTACCCTCGAGGCCCTCTACGCCCTCTTCCTGCTCCTGCCCTTTCTTTTCACCCTTCTCGTCTTCTTCCTTTACGCCTTCCTGCGGGCGGCCTACTTCAGCTTCACCGACTACGACCTCTTCTCCCCGCCCCGCTTCGTGGGGGTGGAAAACTACTTGAGGCTTTTCCGGGAACCCCTTTTCCTCACCGCTTTAAAGCACACCCTGGCCTACAGCCTCGTGGTCACCGCCCTGCAAACCCTTTTCGCCCTGCTCCTGGCCATCGCCCTGAACCGGCCCCTCAAGGGGATCACCGCCTTCCGCACCGTTTACTACCTTCCCTCGGTGATCTCCACGGCGGCGGCGAGCCTCCTCCTCCTCTGGCTCTTCCAGCGCACCGGGCTCGTGAACCAGGGGCTTTCCTTCCTCCTCGCCCACCTCCCCCACCTTCTGTCCCTAGGCCTCCTCTTCCTGGCCTTCCAGGGGGCCCAGGTGGCCTGGGCGCGGCGGAGGGGAGAAGGGGTGGCCTTCTTTGACCCCGCCCTGGCCCTCCTCTCCCTGCCCCTCGCCCTCCTCGCGACCTACGCCCTGGGGCTTTTCGGCGTGATCGGGGCCCAGGAGGTGCGGGTGGAGATCCCCTGGCTCCCCACCACCGCCACCTTTCTCGGCATCCCCTATCCCCTTTGGGCCATCATCCTGATGAACACCTACACCACCATCCCTACCTTCATGGTCCTCTTCCTCGCCGGGCTCAAGGGCATTCCCCAGAGCCTCTACGAGGCCGCGGCCCTGGACGGGGCGAGCCCTTGGGTCATCTTTAGCCGCATCACCGTGCCCCTCCTAAGGCCCGTGCTCTTCCTGGTGGTCACCATGGGCCTGATCGGCACGCTGCAGCTCTTTGACCAGGTGCTCTTCGTGGGGGGCTCGGGCGGGGCGCCCCTCGAGGCGACCATCACCCTGGCCTACTACGTCTACGGCAACGTCTTCCCCTCCGGGGCCGCTCCCCGGGTGGGGTTGGCCTCCGCGGCGGCCCTCTTCCTGGCGGGGCTCACCCTCCTTGTGGTCCTCCTGCAAAGG contains these protein-coding regions:
- a CDS encoding SDR family oxidoreductase, which produces MFLEKFRLDGKAALVTGGSRGLGLEAALALKEAGARVAVVARRASFFAEAQKALGEDALYLEGDVRDEARLEAIAEEVEEKLGPLTILVNAAGISWGAPSLEMPAEKVREVLEVNLVGAFLASRVAARRMKEQGYGKILHIASVAGLKGEPPEVLDAVGYTASKGGLIALTRDLAVKWGRWGIRVNALAPGFFPTRMTERVLPRAEPFLRATLPLGRPGAPGELGGAVLFLASPASDYVTGAVLPVDGGATAL
- a CDS encoding LacI family DNA-binding transcriptional regulator encodes the protein MGKKEPFTIREIARLANVSVGTVSRALNGRPGVSPKTRARILELVRTLGFTPSAAARELVGRSASVGLLLAPGVRRYTPYFLLLLEALSEALAQDGLRVKEVATDPYGLPLEEAMGYILLGAHDHDPRLEELRRSGRPFVLLGAYPGVFAVAPDDVDGGYQATRHLLQLGHEAVAHLTGHLHHQAGRERLLGYRKALEERGLPFRPELVLDGAFDPLAAYRAVRRAWEGGLRFTALFAASDEMALGAKAALEDLGLRVPWDVSLVGYDDLPEIGEGLTTVHQDIPTIAQEAVALLKEALSGGAPVGKRVPVRLVVRGTSMPREVGARETR
- a CDS encoding EamA family transporter, translating into MRFALAMPLFLLVLGRLPRLAPLGETLFLALFNLVFFTGVRLAPASDASAVAALYPLSTAFAYSLYFRKPLGPSLLGGLVLSGTGVGLLALGQAGGGGEGSRLLGDLLLVLAALLWGAYSVGVALAVRRRSPLEATAASLLLALGVLWTQRR
- a CDS encoding thioredoxin domain-containing protein; protein product: MGNRLKGARSPYLLAHAEDPVDWYPFGEEAFRKARAEDKPVFLSVGYAACHWCHVMHRESFQDPEVAALLNAHFVPVKVDREERPDVDAAYMRALVSLTGQGGWPMSLFLTPEGKPFFGGTYFPKEDRGSLPGFKRVLLAVARAWQEGRREVLEEAERLAKALWRSLTPPPGPLAADLEERALGTLSQAFDPEWGGFLPAPKFPQGPLLLYLLSRAWEGEPTARRLLPPTLRAMALGGLYDQVGGGFHRYSVDRFWRLPHFEKMLYDNALLARVYLEAYALWGEPLYLRVAQETLDWLLSMQDREGGFYTAVDAESEGEEGRYYTWTEAELKEALGEDFPLARRYFALGEDLGERSVLTAWGEGEVREALGEGLAAWRAGVRARLLAARGRRTPPALDDKVLADWSALAVRALAEGGRLLGERRYLEAARKGARFLLARMRRGGLLRHAWRRGDLGEEAFLSDQSFAALALLELYTATGEGPYLEQARLLAEEALLAFGPSEAESGLPLPAQEMDETALPAGASALAEAFWRLEALLGEGQGYRERAERILESRALLLGRYPHAFPGFLLAKRLLEAGSELAVPLPSPLAEASRRLYLPLTQLVLAPAGALPTLEGKEPGKAYPCRRGVCRRPVVEVEALLGEVQALYGGDNV
- a CDS encoding carbohydrate ABC transporter permease, encoding MRLKARTLEALYALFLLLPFLFTLLVFFLYAFLRAAYFSFTDYDLFSPPRFVGVENYLRLFREPLFLTALKHTLAYSLVVTALQTLFALLLAIALNRPLKGITAFRTVYYLPSVISTAAASLLLLWLFQRTGLVNQGLSFLLAHLPHLLSLGLLFLAFQGAQVAWARRRGEGVAFFDPALALLSLPLALLATYALGLFGVIGAQEVRVEIPWLPTTATFLGIPYPLWAIILMNTYTTIPTFMVLFLAGLKGIPQSLYEAAALDGASPWVIFSRITVPLLRPVLFLVVTMGLIGTLQLFDQVLFVGGSGGAPLEATITLAYYVYGNVFPSGAAPRVGLASAAALFLAGLTLLVVLLQRRFGVSERGWAG
- a CDS encoding long-chain fatty acid--CoA ligase — protein: MLPSTMMEEELNLWDLLERAAALFGRKEVVSRLHTGELHRTTYAEVYRRARRLMGGLKSLGVGVGDRVATLGFNHFRHLEAYFAVPGMGAVLHTANPRLSPKEIAYILNHAEDKVLLLDPQLLPLVEALRGELKTVAHFVVMDAKAPEGYLAYEELLGEEADPVRVPERAACGMAYTTGTTGLPKGVVYSHRALVLHSLSAGLPDGTGLSEKDVVLPVVPMFHVNAWCLPYGATLVGAKQVLPGPRLDPASLVELFDGEGVTFTAGVPTVWLALADYLESTGHRLKTLKRLTVGGSAAPRSLVERFERMGIEVRQGYGLTETSPVVVMNFIKGYLEERLSPEERITFKAKTGLPIPLVRLRVADEAGRPVPQDGKTLGEVQLKGPWITGSYYQNEEATRSALTPDGFFRTGDIAVWDEEGYLEIKDRLKDLIKSGGEWISSVDLENALMGHPKVKEAAVVAIPHPKWQERPLAVVVPRGERPSPEELNEHLLRAGFAKWQLPDAYVYVEEIPKTSAGKFLKRAIREQYRDMFQGSA
- a CDS encoding ABC transporter substrate-binding protein produces the protein MRKVVWILLALSGLGALAQTQVRISGWGGTDIAIVNGLLKEVVQPKLDKEGIRVVYEPIEGDYTQWLFNALSAGTAPDLFYVDIFWSESLFATGKVEPLDRYFSKQEVAAFLPNLVQGFTYGGKLYGIPKDFNTLALEYNKDLFDEAGVKYPNQQDTWETLEAKLRQVQSKLKDVAGLCVVADFARFGPFAFATGWKPFDEKGQTVLDQNFRRAFEWYTGLVKRGAARFAQDLGEGWTGGCFGGEKAAVALEGAWIAGFLRDKAPNLKYGTTFLPLDPVTRKRGNFVFTVSWSMNAASKNKEAAAKVLKALTSPEAQQWVLERGLAIPSRKALANNPYFQRPGKEPELNRIVFQGSSAQGGVVYPFKFRGYGGDWMRPINDALLAVITGQKGVDQALKDAQAALDRLTGRK